The genomic DNA TTGACCTGCCTTCGTGACCTCTTGTGCAAGAGAGGCGGCTTTGGTTTCGAGAGCCGACAGTTCCGCCTGTTTGATCTGTTGAAACTCCGACGCCATGGCTCGGTAGTGCTTTTCGGCTTCCGCAAGCGCCGCCCGGTCCTGTTCGAGCTTCTTCTTTTGTCCGGCCAACTCTTGAGTCTTGTCAATCCGCTGCCCTTCGGCTTGCAGGAAGTCCATCTTGGTGACCGCTTCGTGCTCAAGCAGTTTCTTGTAAGCTTCGGCACGTTCTATCTCCATCGGCACCGTGGTTTCCAAACGGAGGATGTTCTCTTTGGTTTGTTCGAGCGCAGCTTGACGTTGATCGACAAGATGCTGTGCTGCTGCGATCTTGGCTTGATACTCGGCCAATTGGTCACGCAGCAGATGCTGTTGCAACACCACGTAGGTTCCATCTGCGCCGGCAGGTGGCTCGAAAGTGGTTTGTCCCTTGATCAAGGCCCTTAACCTGGCCGCGTCCACTTTCGTCGCCCGATATTCATTGAACGCCCGATCATGGTCGGCCCGATTGAGGGTCGAATCGAGCTCGATCAGCACTTCGCCTCGTTTGACCGTTTGTCCATCCTGCACATGAATTGAGGCAATCACGCCGGTTTCGTACGGCTGAATGATCTTCGAGTAGCCGCTGGGAATGATTTTGCCTTGCGCCGTGGCCACAATGTCGATCCAGCCCAATGTGGCCCACAACCCTGCCGCAGTGAAAACAGCCAAGATCGTCCAGAGGAGCGCTCGGCCGATTGGGGATGGAGGAATCTGCTGGATTTCCAATGCTGCCGGTAGAAATTCCATGGCCTGTCCACCGGGAACAGCGGAATCGCCCCGTCGGCTCGATTCGGCCTGCCACGTCGCCTTCCACACCGTCCAATATCTGCCGAACGCCCTCACGGCCATTTGAGAGAACCTCTATCCCTTGCCTATCTGATGCACCTGTAATCGAGCATAGAAGCCGTCAAGGCGAAGGAGTTCATCATGCGATCCTTCCTCGACGATCTCTCCTTTGTCGACGACATAGATGCGATGCGCGGGCCGAACCGTACTTAGCCGATGCGCAATGATAAAGACCGTACGTCCCTGACAGATCTGCGCCATGTTCCGTTGGATCACCGCTTCTGATTCGTAGTCCAATGCGCTGGTCGCCTCATCGAAAATCAGAATACGGGGATTCGCAACCAAGGCCCGCGCGATGGCGATCCGCTGACGCTGCCCGCCTGAAAGCGTGCATCCGTGCTCTCCGATCAGCGTGTCGTAGCCTTCCGCCAATTCCAGTATGAACTCGTGGGCCCCGGCCATTTTCGCTGCCTGAATCACGTGCTCCATCGCCAAGCCGGGATCGGTCAGCGCGATGCTGCTTCGGACCGAGCCGTTGAACAGAAAATTTTCCTGGAGCACGACTCCTACTTGCCTGCGCAGCCAGGCAGGATCGACCTGCGCCAAATCCGCTCCATCCACCAAAATGCGTCCACGCTCCGGCACATAGAGACGCTGCAACAGCTTGGCAATGGTGCTTTTCCCGGATCCCGAACGTCCGACAATACCGATGACCTGTCCCGGCTCAACTGAAAATGACATCTTCCTGGTGACTTCCGGCCCATCCGGCCGGTACCGAAACGTGACTTCTTCGAATCGAACCTGCCCCATGACCCGAGGCAACGTCGTTCGAGTGGGGTTATACGATGGTTCCGGCTGACTGTTGAGCACATCCCCCAACCGTTTCATCGAGATACCCACTTGTTGGAATTCCTGCCAAAGATTCACCAGCCGAAGAATCGGCCCCGTCACCTGTGCCGACAGCATGTTGAACGCGATCAACTGTCCGATACTCAGGTCTCCGTCGATCACACGATAGGCGCCCAGCCACAGCACCGCGACAGTGGTTACCTTTTGGACGCAGGTCGCGGATTGACCGGCTATCATCATCACGCTCGTCGCGCGGAAACTCGCCCGCACATAGCCGGCCAGTTGCTCTTCCCATCTCCGCACAAGCGGAGGTTCGACCGCCATGGCTTTGACAGTTTGGATTCCGCTGACCACTTCGACTAAAAAAGCCTGATTTTCTGCACCCCGGTTGAACTTTTCATGCAAGCGCGCCCGGATGGCCGGAGTAATGGCCATCGACAGCAGGGCATAGACCGGGAGCGAAGCCATGACGACGAGCGAGAGCGTGGGACTGTATGCCCACATGACCGTCAGAAAAACGGCGGTGAACACGATGTCCAACACCACCGTCACTGAATGACCGGTTAAGAATTGACGGATTTGTTCCAACTCACGTATGCGTGCGACCGTATCGCCGACACGCCGGGCTTCAAAATAGGCCATGGGGAGCGCCAGGATATGCCGGAAGAGTTGGGCGCCTAGACTGACATCGATCCGATTCGTCGTATGCGAAAACAGGTAGGTCCGAAGGCCGCCTACAATTGCTTCGAAGATCGCCAGCGTGATCATACCGATCGCCAACACATGGAGCGTCGTGAATCCCTTGTGTACAAGCACTTTATCGATGACAACTTGTGTGAAGAGCGGCGTCAACAAGGCAAAGAATTGAAGAAAGAACGAGGCGATCAGCACTTCCCCGAAGAATT from Nitrospira sp. includes the following:
- a CDS encoding RTX toxin transporter, determinant D, which produces MAVRAFGRYWTVWKATWQAESSRRGDSAVPGGQAMEFLPAALEIQQIPPSPIGRALLWTILAVFTAAGLWATLGWIDIVATAQGKIIPSGYSKIIQPYETGVIASIHVQDGQTVKRGEVLIELDSTLNRADHDRAFNEYRATKVDAARLRALIKGQTTFEPPAGADGTYVVLQQHLLRDQLAEYQAKIAAAQHLVDQRQAALEQTKENILRLETTVPMEIERAEAYKKLLEHEAVTKMDFLQAEGQRIDKTQELAGQKKKLEQDRAALAEAEKHYRAMASEFQQIKQAELSALETKAASLAQEVTKAGQKAGLQRLTSPIDGVVQQLAVHTVGGVVTPAQQLLIVVPQDHPVEVEAQVENKDVGFVREGQPVEIKVETFQFTLYGTIPGHVLTVSDDAAPLEKIGLVYPTRVSMDQSTIQVDGKPVNLSPGMAVTVEIKTGQRRIIEYLLSPLLKSMKESLRER
- a CDS encoding RTX toxin transporter, ATP-binding protein; amino-acid sequence: MSNSGPQRAHNTSAASVNGAPTDSGLTCLIIIARFHDLPADGSQLSHQFAQSGQVLSDTDLLRAAKHLGLKAGLLKTAWSKLHGIPLPAMAKRADGRYVVLAKVDAEKVLVQDPVEARPLVLSRQQFEATWTGKLLLFTKRAHVHPQDLTFDFTWFLPALLKYRKFFGEVLIASFFLQFFALLTPLFTQVVIDKVLVHKGFTTLHVLAIGMITLAIFEAIVGGLRTYLFSHTTNRIDVSLGAQLFRHILALPMAYFEARRVGDTVARIRELEQIRQFLTGHSVTVVLDIVFTAVFLTVMWAYSPTLSLVVMASLPVYALLSMAITPAIRARLHEKFNRGAENQAFLVEVVSGIQTVKAMAVEPPLVRRWEEQLAGYVRASFRATSVMMIAGQSATCVQKVTTVAVLWLGAYRVIDGDLSIGQLIAFNMLSAQVTGPILRLVNLWQEFQQVGISMKRLGDVLNSQPEPSYNPTRTTLPRVMGQVRFEEVTFRYRPDGPEVTRKMSFSVEPGQVIGIVGRSGSGKSTIAKLLQRLYVPERGRILVDGADLAQVDPAWLRRQVGVVLQENFLFNGSVRSSIALTDPGLAMEHVIQAAKMAGAHEFILELAEGYDTLIGEHGCTLSGGQRQRIAIARALVANPRILIFDEATSALDYESEAVIQRNMAQICQGRTVFIIAHRLSTVRPAHRIYVVDKGEIVEEGSHDELLRLDGFYARLQVHQIGKG